CAAAGATTTTATgccggatgcccttcctgacgcaACCCTCTGCAGTTGTTCAGGCTTGGGACCGGCTACAGGAGTACCCTAGATTGTGCAAATGCACTCCTAGTATACCACCTCACTCTCTCCAAAGCTTCTTGTGCCTTAAAAGtcactgaaatgaaaataagaaataGTTGTTTTACTTAGTGATcatgctgttttgcttccataAGAACCACTCTGCTTTCCTGTTTCCAGTATTTACTGTGGCTAATCTCCTTGGCTGCTGGTGGCATTGTTACAAAAAAGACATAGAGGTGATGTCAATATACTTTACTCTCCTAACCTTcagcaacaaaataaataaaataaattctttgGCCACTAAAACTTTTTCAAATGCAAACCTAGCATATTTACCACAGAGTACTTGCTCATCACCACATCTCAATGAAAGCAATACTGTCTTTAGCATCTCGGGCATCATTTATGCAAAATTCTACTGTGCTACTGTGCATAGCACAGCATCACTGATAGCACATTACTGAGCctttatatgtgtgtgcgtgcacctCAGCCATTCTTACTGTAGCTGTCATCAGTCCGTCAAGGTAATGAACCCTACTTTACTGCTGCCTCCAACAGCTCTTTAAGGCATACTTCACACCCCTGAAGAAATACACTCAGGTATTAGCTGCTCTGCCTGCATTCTCTGGTAGCTGATGGGTGGGCAGGGATGTTATTAGGAGCATTCATCTACAAGACTCCCCAAGCAATACTATACAGAAACTGACCACAAGACAACCCTATCATCCTCAAAGATTACCTGTCTCCTGCACTGTATATGAATGTTTTATCATAAAAGCTTTCTCTTTTTTGCTAAGTGCCTCCTTGAGTGTTTGCTTTTAACTTTTGATTACTTTGTCTTGTTTGcgtagaagaaaaaagaaaaagataaagaaagaaaaggccccGCCTATTTGAATATAATGGACTTAACGGGAAAGGTAGCCTCTCCTGCTTCACTGAGAGGATATATAGCAGGGGTTTAATCTTACTCAGAGGGTGTGAAAGCTTGGACAGTGCAGCAATATCAGTGCCTCAGAGTCTGTTGAATTTCTGCCTTGACATTGTCAAAGTGAGCCAAGCAGGTGAGGAGAGAAAGGCAGAAAACAGACATGACACaatcatataaataaaacagtgtgGCAGGCTTTGTATGGGATCCACATGTTTCCGTCTGTCAGGAAATATAGGATGTCATGCATTACAGTGTAAAAAGACTCATTTACAACCATTAAAAGCAATCCATCTCTGCTTTTGATGTGGCCCATCACATCTCGTTTGGCTttatacatatagatatatatatataaatatacacatatatatgtgtgagtGTATATGATAGCCAAGTTTCTCTTTTATGAAGTCTTGAgtcatttagaagaaaaaatgtttttctcttttttggtcTAGACGTTGAGGTTTCCAACCCTTATCCAACCCCCTCCTCCCTTTTCCTCCTGCTAGGTTTTACCAGACGTCGCGTTGTGAGAGGGGAATGGTCGATTGCATAACGGCAGGCGAGACTTGATCGTTCCTGGCCTTCTCACAAAATTCAATCATTCTCTGCATACTCCAATCCCATGACGGCCCATTAAAGAGCAGCGCGGGCTAGGATTTCCCCTcatgtgttttaaatttaaattactGTCACAAAGTCTGCCATATGCAAGAATTGAGGAAGACAAGGAGCTTGGGGGAAACGGAGATATCACAATATttaaaggaaagagagagacgAAGATAAGAAAGGCTGCATTCTTACACTTTTGCTTATTATGTTGCCTAAATCATGCTTCCCCCTTCCCACCCCACCCACAGTCATATAGAGCAGGCTTTCTGATCTGAAGTCTTATCTTAATCTCAATGCATTTTTCTTTGGCTCATTTGGATCATTACACAGTTTCAGAAAAAGTGCATCAAAAAATGCTTCTCCGTTTTCAGACAGTAAGCTGTTGTTGAAATGATTCCAAACCGTTGTGCAGCTTTTAAACTCTGCACGCCATAAGTCACAGAAACTACAGGAAGCGATAAGGAGAGCAGGTGAAGTATGAGACAGCAGGAGATGATGACCCCAGATGTTCTCCGGAGGGCCACTGGGATCTGAATCAGCCTCTGACTGGCCATGAGTTCCTCATTCCTGTTTGTCTATGTGGAATAGAGGAaggacaaacacacacgtgtGCAATGCACACGCAAAacaatgcacgcacacacattctCGCATCCACCTACATGCATAAGACATTCTCTCCCGATTTAATGTGACGAGGATATGATGCAGCTTGACTCTAGTAAGCTGGGTGACCCCACCAGAGGAGATGCATATTGCTGCATAGTAACTGATGTTgattcatatatatatagatatatatatataaattatatttttggggggggaaacCCCAATATCTAGGCAGAATCAGTATTTCAGCACATGTGAATGTCTGAACATCTCATTGCTAATTTAGGTTTGCTTAATTTATCCAATTTAACCACAGAGGATCTTCCATCATTGCCTCATTCACCAGGTTCAATAAAGCGACACTGAGAGATCTTTTTAAAGCTCACACCCTCAAATCAGACCACAGCCATTTGAATGTTAAGGCTTGACTGCAGCTATGAGCAGTTCTTGgcgatattttttttaatcaaaaagtgacatctagtggtgattTTGTGAATGACATGGATATGTAAGATTCAGATCAAAGAGTTTTTGGTAAATCACAAACTATAAACAGGCAGCTAATTGGCCTAAaaatactgtttgtttgtttttctttctttaagccACCCATTTTTCAGTGTTAGCAGACCAGTGGGAAGGCATTACCTTTTGCATTTCATAAAACAAAATTCATGTGATTTGCCTGCCTTTGATTTGCATTTAAACACATGTGACCTGTGGAGTACATCAATGCTATCAACTGTCGACttagtgatgttttctttttcttttctgttatgAATGTAATCTTTTACATCattggccacttcattaggtatagCTGCTACACCATTAGGTTCAAGTGCTAGTTGATGTCGTATCTAATCAACCAAACACATGGCAGAAGCTCAGTGCCTCAGtgcagttcaaactgagcatcagaaggGGAGGTTTATAACACTTTGAGTAAGtgataaaagtaaaatataataaaacaaaacaaaaagcacataTTGAGTGTAGAACCACgtaaataaaaaggttttagtttgtttttaccGTATTTTTCGAACTATAAGGCACacataaaatcctttaattttctcaaaaatcgacagtgcaaCTTATAATCTGGTACTTACGTTTAAATTccggttgtgcttactgacctcaaaccgaTTTTACGTGGTACACGCCGCTCAAAactctgtcaaaaaatgttttagtacgactttggtaagctacgaagccgcatcatttgatggattgtcggatcattacggctgccgtagtcaggagcctcacggagtaatctgggtccaaactctgcttcacgtcccaaagtcaaacgaacactgcggcatcactgagagttaaaaactgtctaaattctttcatctttaataaaatgatcagtgttgctgctttaccaggtgtaacaattaagtttaacatccaggcatcaatgaaaacaaaacttattaaatttaacggagttagaagttagcaggaagttagcttgctagtttccaCCCAAActtgatatagcatgttctgactgagagatttctgaaaaaattaaaacatacagctctgctctcacttccaacataaacaaagacagaaaactaaacagcagtgacgtttgtagggttattgaagttgggctagctggtatataaagATGTGCTACCTGatcgctagctacacagctgtgttagcatagcataaacacagtgaagctgaaggATGAACCCCAACTTTTTTCTATTCGATAAAAGTTGaggtgagggttcctgatggttagggacaaatgcagtcgcatggcaggatgctgtaaacggactaaacttcagtcaggagaacaactgagataatccatccacaatacgaggttagtcattaatatactgcaacaacatgggaatagagcagagaattcaacattaatgaatcaatggtacggaagtgggggaagcaagaagaatgagttgagtaaagtttgacttatctgactgttttgtttcgcttaatgcaccttataatccagtgcgccttatgtatgaaaacagacctgTTCATCGACaatgcaccttataatccagtgcgccttatgtatgaaaacagaccaGTTCAtcgacagtgcaccttataatccggtgcgccttatggtccgaaaaatacggtaaatGTATGAATAGATATAATTAATCTCAGGGCTGCAGACAGCTTGTTCCAAAGAACAGGACCACAATAACTGAGAGCACACTTAGATCTAATTCTAGGAACAGTTAAAAGATCTGCACGTGATTAACTGAGGGGTCTAACTCGGTTGTAAACGGTGAGCAACTCAGCGAAGTACTGTTTGGCCAAACCATTGAGAGGTTTTTTAGCtagtaaaaatatttaaactttgAACGTGGCATGTGTTGCTGGTGCCAGATGTGCTTTTCTGAGTCTGAGTattggtctgagtatttcagaaactgctgggattttcctgaACAACCATCTCTACgctttacagagaatggtctaaaACGAGAAAATAGTGAGTCACTGGCGTCATTCTGCGAGAAAATGGCCAAACTGCTTTGAACTGATAACAAGGCAATAACAACTTATATAACCAATCATTATAACAGTATACAGAAGAGCATGTCTAAATGTGCAACATGTACAACATTGAAGCATATgggcaacagcagcagaaaacccACACCAGTCAGTTGAGAATAGGAACCTGAAtccacacaggctcaccaaaagtGGAGAACTGAAGTTTGGAAAAACATcacctggtctgatgagtttaGATATCTGCTGTCACATTTTGGAGGGTAGGGTCATAATTTGGatcaaacaacatgaaagcctGGATCTATTGTGCCTTGTACGAGTGGTTCAGGTGGTGTTGATGTAATGTTGAGGTATTGGATTGGAAGAAAACTGGTATTAAGGGGCCCAAGTTGAGTGTCGTTTAAACAAACTGAGTATTGCTGCTCAGGattgtccatccctttatgatcaCATCCTCTGATGGCCACTTTCAGTAGAATAATGCAGAACTCATCTCAATCgtgtttcttgaacatgataGTAACTTTAATGTATGCAAATGTACTCCACAGTTACCAGATCTCAAACTAATAGAGTAcctgtgggatgtgctggaaTGGTAGGTGGCATAATCAAAAATCCACTGACACATATGATATTCTCTGTCCACCTCATTAATATTACATTATTTTGCCTCTCAAAATTCGCCAAAGATGCAAATTAGCCTGAATGTTTAATTTTCTTGCCTTAGTCCTGTTAAAGACTGGTGGCTGGTCCAGGGTTCTTACTGCCTGCAACCCTTGGCTAAATAGTTAAGAGGATGAATAAAACGTATGTATAGAGCTCAGCGTAGGGATGATTTACAGaaaaaatagcatttttttGGATCAAACAACATGCAAATCTGCATTTTTTAGGCAGTaattaaacaaatgttttatttggtaTTGTTCAACAGTTTCTCCACTTCAGTAACATATACAAAGCACATTgtagttttatttaaacaacACAGTAGTCTACCCCCCAAAATGCCCAGGTCATTTTATAGAATTAAGGCACATTTTAAAGGTAACAGTACCATAACTTCTTATAAAGCAAAATCAAGAAAGTATACGTTGAACATTATCATCTGACATGATGTTCAAACTTCAAGTAAAATAGCTTTGACCTTTGAACTGACAAGGTTTTGTAATATATTTAATTGCAGAACACTATTTAGCTTGGTCTTTTTGTAGTCTGAGACACTATAGATGGATAtagtgcttaacaaatttattagatcACCATCCAATGTAAGGTTTGTGCCACAGCAGCTCTATATTAATAATACTGGCAATTACCAAAAtcattattttatgtttctgtaatgaATTAAAGAGATTGCATCAATTTTTGCAAGTAGACTTTTCAAATTTTGTGtttcacaaaaaataaataaataaataaaaataaagctcatttttaaattatttttcaaaattaaCATGAGAAATTATACTCATTTACTTGTATtactgaacagaaaagtttgttTTAGTGGTTGAATGTTGTGCTTGATTCTGACTTCACTGATAAGGTCCAGTGTGCCTATTCAGATTTGGGTATAAAACTCTGAATTCAAACTTTGTGAAAttatttgtgtttacttgttttTATGAGAGGTGGTCTAATACATTTGTTAAGCACTGGGTGTATGTGTACTTCATACATCATTAACTACTGATAAAGTATAtgacatttacaaacacaacttAGGTAAAAACACGGAGTGACACTGTGGTGGATTTTCACCTATAACTTGCCAGCTCTCTTACAACAAGTTGGAATAAGTGCAGTTCTACTAAAACAAGTGCAATTAATACTAGAGTTCTGTACAGCAGAGTTGAACTTAGACACCTTTTACATCTATGTTGGACACTTAGTGTTGCAAGCATCACCCGACTCAAAAAGCTGATAGAAACCAACAAGTGGGAACATGGTTAGAGCACCGAGCATTGAACCCAGCTGCACTACAGCTCCACACCACACGAGGGCACTGTGGCCTTCATCCCTCAGGATCACCCCAATGATGACTTTGACATAAGACAGGGAGAGGACAAAGAGTATCCAGGCCAGCACCTGCAACAGAGAACTTGTTAGAATTGTGCATTAAATAACATATTCTTACTGCTCTAAGTAATAGGTAGGAGCTCAGAATATCCTGGTTGGAGCTTGGTAAGCTTAGTAGCATTCAGTGCCTAGCCGCTTGGTTTCTTATTCAGTTTGATGACTGAAAGTATTTTAGCAGTTAACACCATTTTAGTATTAAGTACTTTTTGCTCTGAAAAAGTGTATTAGGAAAGGCACTCCTGACatcaaaaaataacattttatagcTAGGTGGCAGTGCACAAAAACAATGTACTCTTTTTGAATGTTTGACTGATTGACTCATTCAGTGGACTTTCACAGCTCTGGCATGACAGCATCAAGTGGATGAGACTAAGCTGACTTAACATAATATTGTAAAACCTGTCAGTCACACTACACACCTTAATCACGGGAAATCTCATAAATGCTAAGTGAGTATGGCAAATGGGTGGTGGCTTCATGCTTTTATAAGATGCAAGATAGAGCATGAAGTCTGAAATTGTATTCTGTGTACACAGTAAGTACATGCAAGAGAATAAAGAGTCTTACTATGACTACAGTTCCAGAGGTACTGTGGACCAGCAAAGGACAGGGACTTAGAACAGCCATGCCCATAATGTAGGCTCCAAATCCAGTCCCAAAACTGGTCAAAACTCCCATGAAGACAAGAGACCTGGAAAGAAAACAGATTTACAAGCTATTGGTGACTTAGAACTCATTTCTTGGATCTATGGTCTTGATTAGTATTTTATAATTATTGTAGTTTTTCTATAGCTCACCTTATTGGTATGAACATGGCGATGAAGCAAGCCACAGGGTTAGCAACAGCTCCCATGGTGGCAGCTAGATGGTAAGCCTTGTTCCCATAAGGCATGCATGAGTAGGACTGCACTGAAGGCAGCACTGCATTGGTCAGAGCATTGACCCAAGCCAACACTACAAAGATAAACACCACCTCAAAGATACTATATGTCCCCCTCCCGAAAGAACTCCTAAGTTCCCTCTTGCCAGCCTCCGAGGGGTTGATCATGGGCTTTTGCTCTGGTGTCTGGGCATTCAGAGATAGGCcttgttctttcttttcacGGTCAAGTTCCCCACTGAAGTACCGTTCGCTTTTTCTCTCACGAGCCACAGCCGGGTGGTGATTGAGTAGGAGGAAAGCGACCAGACACACGACCATCATTACACTAAGGAATATGAAGAAGACCTGCGCAGAGAATTTAGCAGGCTGGTAGATGGCCTGTAGCATTCCATTGTCAGTTGTGTTGGAATTATTAGATAAAGTGGCATTTTCACAGTGAACTACACCAACGCCTTGAATAAGTGCCACCACTGCAGGCACAAGACCACTGAGGCCTTCACCTGCAAAATACGTTGTGAGATATTGTGGACGCAGCCGCATCATGAAAGGAAGAAAGGTAACAGATGAGGTGCAGTCCACCACAGATAGCAGGAAACTTAATGTCAGCAGTGGAACACTACGCAAAGAGCCTCCGAAGGTCACTGTGTGCTTCCAAAGGAAAGCCAGAAGGAATGTAGCAACGATGCCCAACCCTACAATGCCGTAGATGACTGGCCGCTCATCGAGCACCCCTGGGCGGAAGCGGTGCATCAGCGTGATGAAGAGAGGGCCTATGTTGGCCATTTGGATGAGAACTGTGAGGTAGGAGGGCAGCAACCAGCGCTCTGGGATATCATTTACGATCAAGGGGAGCTCCACCCACATCCCATTGATGGCCACCCAGGAGCCCATTCCAAACAGGCACGCCAGCACGTGAGTCAGCAGCGACATGATGCGAGCAGAACTGAGCAAATGAACACCTACAGAATCTGAAACATAGAGACACAGCATAAGCACGACTGATTAGTGACATTTAAAAGAACAGTCATTAAACTTTCAGGCAAAGAAATGTTTATGTGTATTTTGCATGCATTTGATGGATTATTGCTTTATTGCATTTATGTACAAATGAGCTTCAATGAAATGAGTTGTAGAGTGTATCTTTTTTAACTGCAATCAGTTTAAGAGGCTTCATCGGTAGAGGCTGATTACAGTGGAGCTTTGAGCAAAGGTTGTCACTGATGTTCAGCATGTATGATGTTAGTCATGTTCATCGCGATTTAGGGTAACATTTACTTTTGAACAGTTTCTAAAGTTATCTTGTAGGGAACATGAATTTGTGCACCATACTTCATACCAATATATTAATTTCTGAGCCAAAtagttaaatgaaaagaaataataCTCCATGGAAGTCTTTTTCTGATATATTTCGAACAAACAAGTGAAAAATTTTGTCTCTGAAACAAAGGCTTCAGATAAGGTAGCATaactaaacaacagcaaaagGACAATGAGCTTTTTCATCATCTTTATTTCATCGTTTCAACACAAAAGTTCACAGATGAGTTCTTCTTTGGAAACGGCATATAGAGCATTGGTGTCATAAGTTAATATTGTCCCCTTAAGCAGAAATAACCTTGAGAATCTTGTGAAGTTTGCATAATTTTCAACCAGCCTCTGATATCCTCTGCGTCTCTGATATCCAACCAGATTGATAAagctttttatttctctttattgCTTCAGTAGCAATGCGTTCAAGAGTTTTTGTGCATGGACTTCCCATTTCAAATCCAAAAGATTTCAAATTGAttgaaatatgttttttttcctgggaaggccttaatagtctgcaattTTGCTGTAGTAAGGGTCTCTTTGGACAGCAAAGGCCTTTTCTCATTTGTGTAATTTCTTCCTGACACATGTTAGAAGAATCTTTTATGACATCTTGGTCAAACTGTCTGCTTGTAAGCAAAAAATATGGAGGGGCTGTGGGCAAAGAGAACAGCAAAGAGAACACAGCTATGTTCTCATGTTATCTGACAATCTTGGATCAACTTCATCTTCAGTTCACCCAACTGTAAGAAATCTGGGTGTAACTTCATCGGACATTCAGTTATGATTAGCAGGTTGGTTGTCTTGTACAAACTTGTTTTTATCATCTGCAGAACATTGCCCATATTAAATATCTGAAATGGAAATGAATTTACATGCCTTTATTTCAACACGCCTATATTATTGTGATTCGTTAGTTCTTTGACTTTTGAGAGTTTTTCATGATCagatgtctctctgtgttagtgaACGACTATACCCATACATAACTACCAGGTCTCCGAGTTCAGCTGTTCAGTGGTTGTTGGTGGTATCTAGGTCTAAGTTCAAGACAAAAGGAAACTGTTTGTAGTTCCCAAGTTACAGAGCTTGGTTCCTTTGGAATAAAGGGACCAGAGTTATTAAAGTGTTGAGATGTGTTGCAAATttggcaaaaaaaccccaaaacagtacaaacataaaGCAGTGACAAAATTGCATGCAAGAAGTGGAAGCTGATATTTCTGCAACTGATCCTGTTGCATTTGGTTTGATATTGAAATGAGCTGACAATTCCTTTGTTTAGCAAACATGCAGCTTTTGTAAATCAtctgtaaaactaaacacacctATAAGCACTATTTGGGATTGCGCTTACGCCCTATTTTTGCCCATTTAGTAAATCTGGCCCAAGATCTTTGGACATGGATGATACCCTTAAAAAGTTTGAGACGCACTGTGTAGGCTCgcttttatttatctttctatatttctaacattttagtCATTGTAtcttattttatattgtaaagtgttTTGTGATCTTTGTTCTTGAacagcactatataaataaactttacttactctACTTCTACTTGGCAAGCCCATGGAGGTTCTAATCACTAACCCCTAATCTGGAATCCCTGTTTTGGGGGGATTTCAATATGCCGTGCATATACTGTTTTACTATCATGTTCACTCGATTAAATGAAATCATGCATAATTACAGTTTAATTTGCCGTTTGATTACACCTTTTTAAAGTCACTGTTTCAAGGAGGAGCCATTGACCTTCACAGTGTTTGTCTTTCCAAGCTTCTTCCATCCTTCTCACATGTGCATTCTAGAAATGGATGCCTGACCTTTTGCACACTGACACGGTGCTCCCATAAAAACACCATgtggttctgacataaacatatttatcaaaaagaaatcattgTTAAGCAACTTTAAAATAATCTAAGTCTTGATAATGACTATGAACAATTAGTgccaataaattaaaaatataaacatgttttttgggGTTGGCTATACAACACAAAAGCAATATATTGTGCCAAACTTCTAAAATACACAAGATTATAAGATCTCATGTGAATCAAGAACAAGTAAGAATCTCTGGCTGTTACGTCAGGTTACCATGATATAACTTCCTGATCTTCCTGATCTCAATCTGCAATCTAAACTTAATTATCTGGTGCCTTTTGTATCcatttttatatacattttttgttgctgttacCTTTTAATGATGGAGGGAAGCAGATGGACTACAGCACAGAACAGATGGACTGAAAGACATGAGGCTTTAGGATCTAAGATAACCTGGCAATTCAATCACCCTTACTTCCGTCACACATCATTTCTATGCTGCTGTAAGTACACAAAATCCATCATCCTACCTGTTTCAGAACAAGGAACAAGAAACCACTCTCCCCTGGCTTCTCTCCTTCCAAAAACCTTCACTCTTGGCTGATtcgacttttttttttggttacatCTGccgcaaatgtgtgtgtgtgtgtgtttatgcccTCCCCTTTTCTAACCTctctacacacacatgcaggctTACATTCTGCTTCCGTTTTTCTGCTGTACTTGCCAGGGGAGGGACTGCACAGGCGCACATGTCCTCTACCGCCATGAGTGAGGTCGGTTTCAAAACCAGGCAGTCTGTGTTTCACAGAGCTTAGGAAAAGAAAGCCGGTGGAGGGGGAGGTGTTACTGAGAACTCCTCCctttcctttttcctcctcCAACCAGCTTGGGACTTTATGGTCTGCCCTCCTTTAAACACACAGGCAGCAGAGTGAGTAAGAAGGGTACGGCTGCCTTTGGATTCACAGTCAGTAGAGTTATAGTTTATTGTATATAGTTAACTCCACACAGCTGGGGCTTTATTCTTCTGCTCTGTAATTTCTAATGCTTTCACTGTATGACTGTGGATTATGGATGACTGTTTCACAGTCATAGATGGTGTTGATGCAG
This sequence is a window from Oreochromis aureus strain Israel breed Guangdong linkage group 11, ZZ_aureus, whole genome shotgun sequence. Protein-coding genes within it:
- the LOC116326765 gene encoding riboflavin transporter 2-like; amino-acid sequence: MSLLTHVLACLFGMGSWVAINGMWVELPLIVNDIPERWLLPSYLTVLIQMANIGPLFITLMHRFRPGVLDERPVIYGIVGLGIVATFLLAFLWKHTVTFGGSLRSVPLLTLSFLLSVVDCTSSVTFLPFMMRLRPQYLTTYFAGEGLSGLVPAVVALIQGVGVVHCENATLSNNSNTTDNGMLQAIYQPAKFSAQVFFIFLSVMMVVCLVAFLLLNHHPAVARERKSERYFSGELDREKKEQGLSLNAQTPEQKPMINPSEAGKRELRSSFGRGTYSIFEVVFIFVVLAWVNALTNAVLPSVQSYSCMPYGNKAYHLAATMGAVANPVACFIAMFIPIRSLVFMGVLTSFGTGFGAYIMGMAVLSPCPLLVHSTSGTVVIVLAWILFVLSLSYVKVIIGVILRDEGHSALVWCGAVVQLGSMLGALTMFPLVGFYQLFESGDACNTKCPT